Proteins encoded within one genomic window of Arachis ipaensis cultivar K30076 chromosome B08, Araip1.1, whole genome shotgun sequence:
- the LOC110262420 gene encoding sesquiterpene synthase-like: MTSSYIGIGDIAIEDIFKWVTSKPKIVIASTIVCRFMDDIVSSEFEQEREHIVPLLECYMREYDISKEEAIQELQKGVTEAWKNINEECLKPIKVPVMVLMRIVNMARFIDVMYKDEDCYTHAKEKMKECIKLCLSIRCQ, translated from the exons ATGACAAGTTCTTACATTGGCATAGGAGATATTGCTATAGAAGACATCTTCAAATGGGTAACAAGTAAACCTAAAATTGTTATAGCTTCCACAATTGTTTGCAGGTTCATGGATGACATAGTCTCTAGTGAG TTTGAACAAGAAAGAGAACATATTGTCCCACTCTTAGAATGCTATATGAGAGAATATGATATATCTAAAGAAGAAGCCATTCAAGAATTACAAAAGGGAGTTACAGAGGCTTGGAAGAATATAAATGAGGAATGCCTCAAGCCAATCAAAGTTCCAGTGATGGTTCTAATGCGTATTGTCAACATGGCACGATTTATTGATGTGATGTACAAAGATGAAGATTGCTACACTCATGCTAAAGAGAAAATGAAGGAATGCATCAAGCTTTGCTTGTCGATCCGGTGCCAATAA
- the LOC107613213 gene encoding uncharacterized protein LOC107613213 has translation MLALLILLTRFPIFLIMQVLNVVVRMLTTTSERQRWFLPTSIMQAAIDGRSMTSENMTSLRNKYMRSKVDRVTRIYQPMWCDWHWYLMIIDVLRKKLIYLNSLQDPHQTDARKTGMMRVVSNHLVVKM, from the exons ATGTTAGCTCTGTTAATCCTGCTGACGAGGTTtcctatttttttaataatgcaggTCCTTAATGTAGTGGTTCGCATGCTCACAACTACCTCCGAGCGACAACGTTGGTTCCTACCCACAAGTATTATG CAAGCTGCAATCGACGGTCGTTCCATGACGTCCGAAAACATGACATCCCTCCGTAATAAGTACATGCGGAGCAAGGTGGATCGTGTCACGAGG ATTTATCAGCCGATGTGGTGTGACTGGCACTGGTACCTAATGATTATTGATGTTCTAAGGAAGAAGTTGATCTATCTCAACTCACTTCAGGACCCGCATCAAACTGATGCAAGGAAAACAGGGATGATGCGAGTGGTAAGCAACCATTTGGTTGTTAAAATGTGA